Sequence from the Mesorhizobium sp. PAMC28654 genome:
ACGATGGGGTTGCTGGACTTCGCCCTCACGTACCAGGCTGGAAACAAAATCTGACGGAAAGGGAACCGGCTCCGATCCTGTCCAACCGTGATCCACCTATCGAACGGTTGCGATGCCGGCCAGAATGAGGTCGATGCCGGCCAGGAATTGCTCGCGGTCGTCGTGCTCGCGCAGTTGCGTCGCCAGCTGGCGCACGAACGGGTACTGCTCGGGGTCGAGCCGAGCCCACTGCGCGGCGACGCTGCCGAGGAACGCCGAGCGATCCGTGTCGCGTGGGAGGCGGCGGGCGTTCGCGGCGTTTTGTCCGGCGGCGCCGAGGATATAGCTGACGAGCGTTGACCAGGCGTTGAACCGCTGTTGTTCGGGAACGCCGAGCGCCTGGAGCTGGCCGCCTATGCCTTCGGATACAAGCAGCATGGCGGGTTCAAACGGCTCGCGGGAAAGCTGGGCGCCGGCCCAGGGATGTGCGTCGATCGCGTCGAACAGGCCAAGCGCAATGGCACGGATCGTCTCCCTAGGCTCCGCATCGCTGGCCACGCCAGTCATGGCTCGAGCGATGATGTCGATGGTGGCCGCCGCGAGCAGCTCGTTCTTGTCGGCGACGTGCCAGTAGATCGCACCGGCCCCGGTTGCCAGGCGGGCCGCCAGCGCGCGGAAGGTGAGGGCGCTCTCGCCCTCGGTGTCGAGGATCTCGATCGCGGCCTCGACGATCCGTTCCTTTGAGAGCGCGTCCGTGCGCCGTTCGATTCGCTTGTTCGCCATGGGTGCCATCTTGACATGAATGGAACGGTGTTCCAATTATATGTTTATGGAACAGTGTTCCAGTCCAATTTTGAAAGGAAGAAGATGACACCCCCAGTCACGATCATCGGTGCGGGGCTTGGCGGCCTCACGCTGGCACGCGTCCTCCACGTCCACGGCATTGCCGCGACGATCTACGAGGCCGAGCCCTCGGCCGAGGCCCGCACGCAGGGCGGACAGCTCGACATTCACGAATACAACGGGCAAGTCGCGCTCGAAGCGGCCGGCCTCTTCGACGCGTTCCGTGCCATCATCCACGAGGGCGGCCAGGCTTCGCGCGTGCTCGACCAGCACGGTGCGGTGCTGTTCGAAGAGCTCGATGACGGCACCGGTGGGCGTCCCGAAGTTCTGCGCGGCGATCTCAGGCGCATTCTCATCGAATCCTTGCCCGCGCACACGATCCAATGGGGAAAGAAGCTCGCCGGTGTCGCGGCGCTAGGCTTCGGCCGCCACGAGCTGACATTCGCCGACGGGTCGACGGTCAGCACCGAACTCCTCGTCGGCGCGGACGGCGCCTGGTCGAAGGTCCGGCCGCTGCTGTCGGACGCAAAGCCCGAATATGTCGGCGCGTCGTTCATCGAGACCTATCTGTACGACGCCGACGTGCGGCATCCCGCGGCGGCCGAAGCGGCGGGCAGCGGCGCGCTGTTCGCGCTCGCCCCGGGAAAGGGGATTTCAGCGCATCGCGAGGCGGGGGGCGTTCTTCACACCTATGTCCAGCTGAAGCGGCCCGCCGCGTGGTTCACCGGCATCGACTTCAGCGACGCCCGCGCCGCGAGCGCCCGCATCGCCGCCGAGTTCGACGGGTGGGCGCCAGCGCTCACCGCGCTCATCACCGACGGCGAAACCCCGCCGGTCCTGCGCACCATCAACGCGCTGCCGAACAGCCACCGATGGGACCGCGTGCCCGGGGTGACCCTGTTGGGCGACGCCGCGCACCTGGCGCCGCCGGCCGGCGAAGGCGCGAACCTGGCAATGTTCGACGGCGCGGAACTGGCAAAGGCGATCGCCGCGCATCCCGATGACATCGAAGTGGCACTTACCGCCTACGAGGCGGCGATGTTCCCGCGCAGCGAAGCGGAAGCCGTCGATGCACACCAGATCCTCGATCTCTGCATCGGCGAGCGGGCGCCGTTCGGACTGGTCGACTTCTTCGCCCGCGCGTCGAAAGGGGAGACCAAGGGAGCCGCGCGGTCCTGATCCGCATCGCTGACGGTCCGGGTTCCATTGCCGCTGTTGCTGTTGAACGCCAGAATACGCGTCGTGAAGAATATCCAGATCATCGACGGCGCCGTGAACGCTACCTTCAGCGTGTTCCAGGCAACAGAGCAGGAGTACGCTGCGCGTCCACGCGCCTGGGCAATACAACAATCTCACCTTCTGATGGCGCTATAGCTGCTTCTTCATCACCTCGAACATATTCCCAGACTCCTCTATCCTCTCAACCGAGCGCCAACCAAACCTGGTGTAGTATGCTGTTAGCCAGCCGGTGGCCGCATAGAGATACAGATCTGACGACCCGCCATTCTTCGCCGCTGCGCATATGGCTGACATCAAGGCCTCGCCAATTCTCTTGCCCCGATGCTCCACGGGCACGTAGAGACTTGATAGCCAAGGTCGCCAATAGTCATGGGATTGCAGGTCACACTCAACCAGCAATGCAACGCCAACCGGGTGCTCGTTTAGAAAGGCGCATGCCAACAGTTCATTGTCACTGTTTGCAACCTCGTTGCACCAGGAAAGAGTGTCGTCGTAACAATAGCCCTGTGCTTGGCCCACTCGGCGCTCAGCCATCTGGCTACCAGTGGGATAGCGGCCGAGTCTTCGGCGAGTGACACTACTCGTATAGGCTGAACCCCACCTTCAGTCCGAATCAAGGTATTGATGGGACTCTCTCCGTATTCGGCTTAAGCGGTGGTCAGGGGCGCGGCCCCGAAGCCAGTTCGTCAGGACGCAGCGTCAGCACCGACACGCCGGAAGCCGTAACGGCAACGGTGTGCTCGAACTGCGCGGAAAGCGAGCCGTCTCTCGTCACGACAGTCCAGCCGTCAGCCTCGGTTCTCACACTGCGTCGGCCCCGATTGAGCATAGGCTCGATGGTGAAGACCATGCCTTCACGCAGCGCGAGGCCGGTTCCCGGCTTGCCGCAGTGCAGAACCTGCGGTTCCTCGTGCATCTCCCGGCCGATGCCGTGGCCGCAAAATTCACGCACCACGGAATAGCCGTTGCGCTTGGCATGTCGTTCGATCGCCCAGCCAATGTCTCCGAGCCGCGCGCCCGGACGAACCGCCCGGATGCCCATCCACATGGCTTCGTAGGTGGTCTGGACCTGCCTCCTGGCGGCTGGATTTACCGCGCCAACCAGATAGGTTTTGCTGGAATCCGCGATATAGCCGTTTTTCTCAAGCGTGATGTCGAAATTGACGATGTCGCCGTCCCGAAGCACGTTCGATTGCGATGGGACGCCGTGGCAGACCACATCGTTCACAGAGGAATTCAACACAAAGCCATAGCCATATTGGCCCTTGCTCGCGGGTCGGGCCTGGAGATCGCCGACGATGAACTGCTCGACCATCTCATTGACCTGGAGCGTCGACATGCCGGCGAGCGAGGTACGATCGAGCAGGCCGAACACGGACGCCAGCAGCCGCCCGGATTCGGCCAGCAACGCCAGTTCCCGAGGCTGCTTCGTCATGCTTCGGCAAGTGGTTGAGCCGAAACACCTGCGGAACCAAGCTCGCGCTTGATTATCTCGGTGAAGCTGAGCGTCGGATTGGTCTCGCAGAGCATGCCGACCTTGATCCAGTAGGCGGCCTGCGCATTGATCGAACGACACGATACCTTGCTCGCCCTGCGCAGCAGATCGTGCAGATCATCATCTATGTTCACAATGCCCATTGGGTGTTCCCGTATACGAATCGTATATGGAGCGTATATATGTCATGGATGAGAAAGCCAATGACGTGACTGAGCCGGACAAGGTGTGATGGAAAATACTCGACCCATTGAACCGACGCCGATCATGTTGGGCGATTGCCGAGATCACCAAGTATTTTGAGAGTGAGCCCGAGCTGGGCTCTGCCGATGGTAACCGCTTCGACGTTCTAGCCAAACGCACGCCCTATGAGATTGGCACCGGCCTTCGAGCCTCCCGGTCCGTGTCAGGAATCGCAACTGATTCGCCTTGGCGACCAATCCAGCTACTTTTCGCGTGAGAGGCAGAATCCACCCAGAAAAAGTCAGGTCGGAGAACCATCGGTCAGGCTCCCTGCCGGCGCAGCCAAAACGCATCGCCGCCCACGCGGAATGCTGAACAAGATATAGCGTTTCCCTCGTAGGTGCCGGTAGATATCCACAAGATATCGCATTCCCGGCGGATTCCGACGGGTTCCAGCTTCCATCGGAGGCACGGGTTCACCAAGTGAACGCCACTCGATCAAGGCCGTGAAATACTTGCCTGATTTGGAAATGATCTCAACTGTGTCAGATATAGCACAGTCAACCCGCGCAAATCAGATACGCGTGGAGCGGGGAAGAATTCCGTAACGCGTGAAACCGAGTGAGGCCTGCCTTGGCAGGGCCGCTCTCGGATTCTGCCGAATCGGAGCTCTCCCGGGGCGGGGGACGACTGCGGCAATGAAGAATATTAGTGTGCCCGTAATTGGGCTGAAGGCTCTGCGCCGGTCCGCCCGGTCGAGCGTGTTTGGACTCCTGACGGCCTCGATACTGCTTCTGCCCGTGGGCAGGGCGTTCGCGTTGGCGGTCGGCGATCAGGTCTACAACCCCAAATCCGACAGTTTCGAAACGATAGTCCAAATCCCGTCACCGCCCAATGGCTGGGTGGTGACCTCGGTCATCGTCGACGGCAAAACCACCTTCAACGCCTTCATCGTCACTCCGCCCGACGTCGGCACAACCTACGTCTCCGGCGGAACGACCTACAAGGTTCTTTCCTACGATACGACGACGGTCGATGGCCAAACCTACTACACCGGCATTGTCGTCGAGAACGAGACCGACTCCAGTAATCCGAAAACCACGCTCAACGCCTATCAGATCGGGGTGCAGGTTGATGGTGGCGCGCTAGGCGGTGACGGTAGCGGCGGCACGGTGACCCAAGGCAACGATGTGCGCTTTGTCGACAACCGGACCGGTTCCAACGGTTCGGGCGGCTCCAATGCCTATGGCATCAAGATCGACTTCGGCATTCTCGGCAGCCTGACCATTGGCGTGAGCGGCTCCGACGGCCAGCCGGGCGGCAACGGACCGAAGATCATTGACACGCTGCCCTCGACCGACAGCTATAGTTCCAGCGATACCGGCAAGGCCGCGGTCGAGATCTCCAGCGTTGGCGGCGATGGCGGCAAGGGCGGCGATTCTTACGGCAATCAGAAGGCGCGCCAGGGTGGCGCCGCCGGCCAGGGTGGCGACATCACGCTGACCTCTGCGGCGACGATTACCACCAATGCGAGCGGCGCCGACGGCATCCACGTGATGAGCAAGGGTGGCCAGGGCGGCGCCGGCGGCAGTGGCTACATCTTCAGCCAAGGCGGCTCTGGCGGCCCGCCGACGACCGGCGGTACGGTCATCGTCAACAATAGCGGCCAGATCACCACCAATCAGGAGAAGTCGGTCGGCATCTTTGCCCAGTCGATCGGCGGCGGCGGCGGTGCGGGCGGCGACAGCTTCGGCATCGTCGGCCTGCCCGGCTCGGCCTCGGCCGGCGGCGATGGCGGTATGGTCACCGTGGGCAATACCGGCGTCATCGAGACCAAGGGTGCGCGTTCCTATGGCATCTGGGCGCAGTCGCTCGGCGGCAGCGGCGGCGATGCCGGTGATGCCGGTGGCATCGTCGCGCTGGGCAACAAGCTCGGCTCCGGCGGCGGCACCGGCAACACCGCGACCGTCAACAACAATGCCGGCGGCAGCATCACCACCTATGGCGTCGGTGCCTTCGGCATCCTGGCGCAGTCGATCGGCGGCGGCGGCGGCGACGCGGGCGGCGCTGGCGGCCTCGTCGCCATCGGTGGCGACGCCGGCTCCGGCGGCGACGGCGGAACCGTCATCGTCACCAATGCCGCGGGCAACGTCATCAGGACGTTCGGCGGCTCGGATACGAGCGTCACCGAGCTCGGCCCCGCCATCACGGATGTCGGCGCCGACGCGATCGTGGCGCAGTCGATCGGCGGCGGCGGCGGCAATGGCTCGGGCAGCGGCGGCCTGGTGGCGATCGGCGGCGAGGGCAGTGCCGGCGGCGGCGGCGGGACGGTGTCCGTCACCAATGATGGTACGCTCATCACCATCGGACCCAAGGCGCGCGGCATCTTCGCCCAGTCGATCGGCGGCGGCGGCGGCAATGGCGGCGACAGCGGCGGCCTCGTCGCGATCGGCGGCAAGGGCTCCTCCACCAGCAATGGCGGCACGGTCACCGTCAACAATACGGGCACCATCACGACCGCGGGCACCGCCATCCAGGCGGAGTCGATCGGCGGCGGTGGCGGCGATGGCGGCTCCAGTGCCGGCCTCTTCTCCATCGGCGGCTCTGGCGGCGGCGGCGGCGACGGTCTCGGAGTCACAGTGAACTCCTCCGGCCGCCTGACCACCAGCGGCGACAATTCCGTCGGCATCCTCGCCCAGTCGCTCGGCGGCGGCGGCGGCAATGGCGGCGGCTCTTATACCGCTGGTGCGCCGATCTCGATCGCCATTGGCGGCGCCGGCGACAAGGGCGGCAACGGCGGATCGGTCGAGGTCAACCACGTGGCCACGCCCGGCGATCTCAGCCACCTTGTCACTTCCGTGATCAATACCGGCACGCGCACCACCAACGGTCAGGGCCAAACGGTCGTCACCGGCAACAAGGCCTATGGCGTCTTCGCGCAGTCGGTCGGCGGCGGCGGCGGCAGGGGTGGTCTTGCGGTCTCGATCGCGAACGGCACCTCCGGCGCCGGCGCCAGTTTCGCGATTGGCGGCAGCGGCGGCCTTGGCGGCAACGGCGAGGACGTGACTGTCAACTACAAGGGCTACATCACCACCCAAGGCGATAGCGCCTACGGCATCTTCGCGCAGAGCGTCGGCGGCGGCGGCGGAGATGGCGGCGGCGCCGTCGCGGTCAGCGGCGGTGGCGCGTTCAGTTTCGGCCTTGCCATGGGTGGCAAGGGCGGCGTGGCGGGCGATGGAGATATAGTCACCGTCAACACCGCCGGCGGCACGATCGAGACCTTCGGCCTCCAGTCCTATGGCATCTTCGCGCAGAGCGTTGGCGGCGGCGGCGGCAATGGCGGCTTTGCCGGCGGCGGCACGCTGGGCGCGGTGGCGATGACGGTCACGCTCGGCGGCGATGCGGGCACGGGCGGCCTCGCCAAAGCCGTGACGGTCAACAATGCCTCGACGATCATCACCCACCAGAACGGGGCGATCGGCATCAACGCGCAGAGTCTCGGCGGCGGCGGCGGCAATGGTGGTTTCGCCATCTCCGGCGCCATCGCGGTCGGCGCTGTTTCGGCGGCGGTCGGCGGCCACGGCGGCGGCGGCAGCAATGGCGGCACCGTCACGGTGGACAACCAAGGCGACATCACCACCTCCGGCGACAAGGCCTACGGCATCCTGGCGCAGTCGGTGGGCGGCGGCGGCGGCAATGGCGGCTCAGCGGTCGCCTTCACGCTGGGCGTCTCGCCCGATCCGGCCGAAATCCCCACCGTGGCGGTCTCGATCTCGGTTGGCGGCGGCGGCGGCGATGGGAGCATCGCCGATATCGTCCATGTCACCAATGGCGGCAGCATCACCACCCATGGCACGGACGCCCACGGCATCTGGGCGCAGAGCATCGGTGGCGGCGGCGGCATTGGCGGCTACGCGGCCAGCGGCTCGATGACCATCGGCGGCGGCGCCAACATTGAGGTCGCGGTCGGCGGCACTGGCGGTAAGGGCGAGACCGCCGGCGCCGTCATCGTCGACGCGGGCAAGGACAGCGATGGCAACATCATCGCGGATTCCATCATCACCACCTTCGGCATCGGCGCCAACGGCATCCGCGCGCAGTCGATCGGCGGCGGCGGCGGCGATGGCGGCTTCGCGGTCGGCGTGAACATCGGCATTAACAACAGCGAGTTGCTCCAAGGAAACATCGGCGTCACGGTCGGTGGCAGCGGCGGCGTTGCCGGTGACGGCTCGACGGTGACGGTGAACAACTGGTCGGGCATCCGGACCTATGGCGACAACGCCGTCGGCATCTATGCGCAGAGCGCGGGCGGCGGTGGCGGCGATGGCGGCAACGCCATCACCGGCGTGCTCGGCTGGGCGAACGCCACCAGTTCGAGCGCGCAGACGGTCAATATCTCGGTCGCGGTCGGCGGCAAGGGCGGTGCGGCCGGCGATGGCGAGGATGTGACCGTCCACAATTACGGCAGCATCGAGACCGGCCTCGATACTCAAACGGTCGATGCCGAAGGCGATCCGATCATTACCGGCAACAGCGCCTATGGCATCTTCGCTCAGTCGATCGGCGGCGGAGGCGGCATTGGCGGCCGGGCCAACTCGATCAACGTGCTGGTCGGCAAGGGCGACGCGCCTCCCGACGCCCAAACCAACATCGCCATGTCGGTCGCGGTCGGCGGCGATGGCGGCGGCGCCGGTAATGGCGGCCATGTGGCCGTCACCAATAGCGGCGATATCGTCACCAATGCCTCCCTCTCGGACGGCATCTACGCGCAAAGCGTGGGCGGCGGTGGCGGTGCCGGCGGCAATGGTCTGCTCGGCACCGGCGAACTGATTCCGGTCCCGGTGGCGCTGATCGCCAACGTGCTGATGGGCAAGACCAAGATCTACAGCAATCTCGGCATCGCGGTCGGCGGTAATGACGGCAGCACCGGAACCGGCGGCCTCGTCGAGGTTACCAACACCGGCGACATCACCACGAAGGGCAGCAATTCCAACGGCATCTTCGCGCAATCGGTCGGCGGCGGCGGCGGTGTCGGCGGCAAAGCCAATATCGGCGCCACCGGAACGCTCGGCATCGGCGGCAGGGGCACCAGCGGCGGCGACGGCGGCATCGTCACCGTCACCAACAATGGCAACGGCAAGATCGAGACCTTCGGCGCGGCCTCCAACGGCATCTTCGCGCAGTCGGTCGGCGGTGGCGGTGGCGTCGCCGGCAATGTCGACCGCGTGCTGGAAAGCGCGATGGGGCCGATCCCGGCACTCAATCTCGGCATCGGCCTGGCGTTCGGGCAAGGCGCTGGTGACGGCGGTTCGGGCAAGGACGTCACCGTCGAGGGCAACGGGGCGATCATCACCCATGGCTCGTCCTCGGCCGGCATCTTCGCGCAGTCGGTCGGTGGCGGCGGCGGCATTCTCGGCACGCTCGGCAACGAGCTGATCCCCGGTATCCACGACGTCACGAACTGGGCCGTCGGCAGCAATGGCGACGCCGGCGATTCCGGCATCGTCCACGTCAACTATGCCGGCGCGATCGACACCTATGGCGACGGCTCCATCGGCATCTTCGCGCAGAGCAATGGCGGCACGAAGGATACGACACAGCAGTATCTCGGCACCGCCGGCAACGTCACGGTCGATCTCACCGGCTCGGTGGTCACCCATGCCGCCGGCACCGACGCAATCGTCGCGCAGAGCAAGGCGGTCGAGGGCAACGGCGACATCGCCATCAACCTCAACAGCACCAACGGCCTTGTAAAGGGCGGCGCCACCGACGCCACCCATGTTGGCGTCGGTGTCTGGATCATCGACGGCGCCACCAACACGATCAGCAACAAGGGCACGATCACGACCGCGAGTGGCACCGCCGGTGGCTGGGCGATCCTTTCCGGCGTGGGCAACGAGGACGTGACCAATTATGGCACGGTCACCGGCTCCTTCGATCTCGGCACCGGCGCCAACAGCTTCACCAACAAGGCCGGCGCGACCTTCAATGCCGGTTCCTACGCCCAGCTCGGCGGCGACAACCTCTTCACCGACAGCGGCTATTTCTCGCCGGGCGGCGACGGCAATGTGATGACGACCAACCTCGACGGCAATTGGAACCAGTCCTCGACCGGCATCTATAAGCTCGACGTCGACCTCGATCCTGGATCGGACCTCATCAACGTCAGCGGCACGGCCGATCTGAACGGTGCGGTTGCCGTAAACATATTGAACCCAGCCGCGGCGAAGCCCGGCAGCCAGGACTTCCTGATCCTCTATGCGCATGATGGGGTAACCCACGACGGGTTGAAGCTGAACGCGTTACC
This genomic interval carries:
- a CDS encoding TetR/AcrR family transcriptional regulator, which produces MANKRIERRTDALSKERIVEAAIEILDTEGESALTFRALAARLATGAGAIYWHVADKNELLAAATIDIIARAMTGVASDAEPRETIRAIALGLFDAIDAHPWAGAQLSREPFEPAMLLVSEGIGGQLQALGVPEQQRFNAWSTLVSYILGAAGQNAANARRLPRDTDRSAFLGSVAAQWARLDPEQYPFVRQLATQLREHDDREQFLAGIDLILAGIATVR
- a CDS encoding FAD-dependent oxidoreductase, with the translated sequence MTPPVTIIGAGLGGLTLARVLHVHGIAATIYEAEPSAEARTQGGQLDIHEYNGQVALEAAGLFDAFRAIIHEGGQASRVLDQHGAVLFEELDDGTGGRPEVLRGDLRRILIESLPAHTIQWGKKLAGVAALGFGRHELTFADGSTVSTELLVGADGAWSKVRPLLSDAKPEYVGASFIETYLYDADVRHPAAAEAAGSGALFALAPGKGISAHREAGGVLHTYVQLKRPAAWFTGIDFSDARAASARIAAEFDGWAPALTALITDGETPPVLRTINALPNSHRWDRVPGVTLLGDAAHLAPPAGEGANLAMFDGAELAKAIAAHPDDIEVALTAYEAAMFPRSEAEAVDAHQILDLCIGERAPFGLVDFFARASKGETKGAARS
- a CDS encoding GNAT family N-acetyltransferase, yielding MAERRVGQAQGYCYDDTLSWCNEVANSDNELLACAFLNEHPVGVALLVECDLQSHDYWRPWLSSLYVPVEHRGKRIGEALMSAICAAAKNGGSSDLYLYAATGWLTAYYTRFGWRSVERIEESGNMFEVMKKQL
- the map gene encoding type I methionyl aminopeptidase, with amino-acid sequence MTKQPRELALLAESGRLLASVFGLLDRTSLAGMSTLQVNEMVEQFIVGDLQARPASKGQYGYGFVLNSSVNDVVCHGVPSQSNVLRDGDIVNFDITLEKNGYIADSSKTYLVGAVNPAARRQVQTTYEAMWMGIRAVRPGARLGDIGWAIERHAKRNGYSVVREFCGHGIGREMHEEPQVLHCGKPGTGLALREGMVFTIEPMLNRGRRSVRTEADGWTVVTRDGSLSAQFEHTVAVTASGVSVLTLRPDELASGPRP
- a CDS encoding ParD-like family protein; translation: MGIVNIDDDLHDLLRRASKVSCRSINAQAAYWIKVGMLCETNPTLSFTEIIKRELGSAGVSAQPLAEA